In Staphylococcus saccharolyticus, one genomic interval encodes:
- a CDS encoding MFS transporter: MKNLPEIIYILFIATFLERFSYFLIIPFLSIYLAQTYYYSGLEIGFIVSTFAITSLFMSFIAAPLIDKINKKIIIFIGLFLSAISFLCFPLINQYGLFIVFALVNGIGSSLLSPTYKTIMAIYTDEKYKDIVFNIRYYLINISATLAPLLSVQLQFLGVNIICYIIFMAYCFNFNAFIYAFFILKIDLDSKNVTSKIDVKCIYTIFRDDRAYSCLITGLVLFVFGYTVMTSILPQFFALHYKHHDASKLFALLLSVNGITVITCQFCIYLFSKITSVKTSIITGAILMPISLFLLGTADYIIFKCLAMIGFTIAEMLVFTMIDIRIDELSDVNYKGSYYSLAGLQYLGALLAPVIGGIFLDSIRQDSILFGLLSIITAISIIFFHKSNMVT; the protein is encoded by the coding sequence TTGAAAAATTTACCTGAAATTATATATATACTTTTTATAGCTACGTTTCTAGAAAGATTTAGTTATTTTTTAATCATACCTTTTTTATCAATATATTTAGCTCAAACTTATTACTATAGCGGTTTGGAAATTGGATTCATTGTTTCAACATTTGCAATAACGTCACTGTTCATGAGCTTTATAGCAGCACCTTTAATAGATAAGATTAATAAAAAAATCATTATCTTTATTGGTCTATTTCTATCAGCAATAAGTTTTCTGTGCTTTCCATTAATCAACCAATACGGTTTATTTATAGTATTTGCATTAGTTAATGGTATAGGAAGTAGCCTTCTTTCTCCAACATATAAAACAATTATGGCCATTTATACTGATGAAAAATATAAAGATATCGTGTTTAATATCCGTTATTATCTTATCAATATTTCTGCGACATTAGCGCCATTATTGTCGGTTCAACTACAATTTTTAGGTGTAAATATTATTTGTTATATTATTTTTATGGCTTATTGTTTCAATTTTAATGCGTTTATATATGCGTTTTTCATTCTTAAAATAGATTTGGATAGTAAAAATGTCACGTCAAAAATCGATGTAAAATGTATATATACAATATTTCGTGATGATAGAGCATATTCTTGTTTAATCACTGGTTTAGTGTTATTTGTTTTTGGTTATACCGTGATGACCAGTATATTGCCTCAATTTTTTGCCTTACATTATAAGCATCATGATGCTTCAAAATTATTTGCACTGTTATTATCTGTAAATGGTATTACTGTCATTACTTGCCAATTTTGTATCTATTTATTCAGTAAAATTACTTCCGTAAAAACATCAATTATAACAGGAGCTATTCTTATGCCGATAAGTTTATTTCTCCTCGGTACGGCGGATTATATAATATTTAAATGCTTAGCAATGATAGGATTTACGATTGCTGAGATGTTAGTTTTTACAATGATAGATATACGTATAGATGAGTTATCTGATGTTAATTATAAGGGGTCATATTACTCGTTGGCTGGTTTACAATACTTGGGGGCGCTATTAGCTCCAGTTATCGGAGGTATATTTTTAGATAGTATTAGGCAAGATTCAATTCTATTTGGTTTATTATCTATTATTACTGCGATAAGTATCATTTTCTTCCATAAAAGTAACATGGTTACATGA
- a CDS encoding VOC family protein codes for MKNVSPFIYVKDVDKSLCYYKDVFNANTEILLGKDGKTYHAQLIIGNQTFVHFSDTFHKHPVSKHPHLIIECDSKEELERVYQRLVDDGGSIKVKLDKTFFNAYHAEVKDNLNGITWVFNYFIDENI; via the coding sequence ATGAAGAATGTAAGTCCATTTATTTATGTAAAAGATGTAGATAAATCATTATGTTATTATAAAGATGTATTTAATGCTAATACAGAAATTTTGTTGGGTAAAGATGGTAAGACATACCATGCCCAGCTTATTATAGGTAATCAAACGTTTGTTCATTTTTCTGATACGTTTCATAAACATCCAGTTTCTAAACATCCACACCTTATTATCGAATGTGATTCTAAGGAAGAACTAGAGCGTGTCTATCAACGATTGGTGGATGATGGTGGAAGTATTAAAGTTAAACTAGATAAAACATTCTTTAATGCCTATCATGCAGAAGTAAAAGATAATCTGAATGGCATTACATGGGTTTTTAATTATTTTATTGATGAAAATATCTAA
- a CDS encoding ATP-grasp domain-containing protein, producing MTVIILSSTDGMKTPYDQWFLNTKDDVILFCPKEKEYTFNKNNFLMIESFENYLNNVNVEIKAIQLSKLYNITHVLSISEFDVKRSARLREILNLPGQSLISAEAYRNKVLMKQLLYGTAVNIPQFEKVISKKQVENFVSQNNYPVVLKPIYGSGSTHVFIAKNQHDIDSFFEEHKTIDDFEVEEFINGEMYHIDGLVHNNEVFLSYVSKYYNGCLEFQKNQPLSSYMIEENNEINLTLKHKTEIVIDTLPSFTNGSFHAEYFITNNHKVYLCEIGSRTGGGEVGNAIYHSTHIQLNKESLCLQVDETHARDIQQQPIKTYSGFVLLPPQSGIFKGIKKDLDYEWIVKIKNIAKENKVYNDAQLSVDHIISILIEGNNENELISRMNIVNDWYRKNVIWAPL from the coding sequence ATGACGGTAATTATACTATCTAGTACCGATGGGATGAAAACACCTTATGATCAATGGTTTTTAAACACAAAAGATGATGTTATACTCTTTTGTCCGAAAGAAAAAGAATATACATTTAATAAAAATAATTTTTTAATGATTGAATCGTTTGAGAACTATTTGAATAATGTAAATGTAGAAATAAAAGCAATTCAGTTGAGTAAATTATATAATATCACTCATGTTTTATCTATCTCGGAATTTGATGTGAAGCGAAGTGCTAGGCTAAGAGAAATATTAAATTTACCTGGCCAATCTTTGATAAGTGCAGAAGCATATAGAAATAAAGTTTTAATGAAACAGTTACTATATGGAACAGCTGTTAATATTCCTCAATTTGAAAAGGTCATTTCAAAAAAGCAAGTTGAAAATTTTGTGTCTCAAAACAATTATCCTGTAGTCCTCAAACCTATTTATGGTTCAGGATCTACTCATGTGTTTATTGCAAAAAACCAACATGATATTGACAGCTTTTTTGAAGAACATAAAACAATAGATGATTTTGAAGTCGAGGAATTTATCAATGGAGAAATGTATCATATTGATGGATTGGTTCACAACAATGAAGTGTTCCTATCCTATGTTTCTAAATATTATAATGGTTGTTTGGAATTTCAAAAAAACCAACCGTTATCTAGTTATATGATTGAAGAAAATAATGAGATAAATTTAACTTTAAAACATAAAACTGAAATAGTAATCGATACTTTACCAAGTTTTACAAATGGTTCTTTTCATGCTGAATATTTTATAACTAACAATCATAAGGTATATTTGTGTGAAATAGGAAGTAGGACTGGAGGTGGCGAAGTAGGAAATGCAATTTATCATTCAACACACATACAGTTAAATAAAGAAAGTTTATGTTTGCAAGTGGATGAGACTCATGCTCGTGACATTCAACAACAGCCAATTAAAACATATTCTGGCTTTGTCTTATTGCCACCTCAAAGTGGAATTTTTAAAGGAATAAAAAAGGATTTAGACTATGAGTGGATAGTAAAAATTAAAAATATAGCTAAAGAAAATAAGGTATATAATGATGCACAATTAAGTGTTGATCATATCATATCTATTTTAATCGAGGGAAATAATGAAAATGAACTCATTTCTAGAATGAATATAGTCAATGATTGGTATAGAAAGAATGTTATATGGGCACCTCTTTAA
- a CDS encoding ATP-grasp domain-containing protein has product MKTLLFINIRSHKVERVQPIIEAKNLGYRVVLMADKEPKFIGNLLDELIIIDSYDIRQTINKVMEYHKNVKISGILTWSDKDVELVSYLNKELGLPGVNPEIVQNVRNKYNMRQAISNIKNLSPKFQRVESLEDLRIAVDYIGIPGILKPVGASGSKGIFKIESAQHLENIFHSLVDATSPKNDKVYTYYPNEYIYEEYIEGEEFSVEGVVQNNEVFIAGITDKRVTDDFSLEYIAFFPSDKPKHVKDEIKGRATLAIQILEIDNCAFHLEGRLTKEGFKVIEVAARPAGGFITSHLIRLSSGYSFIEKIIDVSVGNDVKKQWPDFEKNNKKLCYYSIRAHQSGTFKKIEGLDNIMEIPGVKLVIPLKEAGDKVVMPPEHFSSCFVANIILEGRSTKEIENIINKIEEFIKVEIQ; this is encoded by the coding sequence ATGAAAACCCTATTATTTATAAATATAAGAAGTCATAAAGTAGAGAGGGTTCAACCAATTATTGAAGCAAAGAATTTAGGATATCGAGTGGTATTGATGGCAGATAAAGAACCCAAGTTTATTGGGAATTTATTGGATGAGCTAATCATTATTGATTCTTATGATATCCGACAAACGATTAATAAAGTTATGGAATATCACAAAAACGTAAAAATTAGTGGTATTTTGACTTGGTCAGATAAAGATGTAGAACTTGTGTCGTATTTAAATAAAGAGTTAGGGTTGCCTGGTGTAAATCCTGAAATCGTCCAAAATGTAAGAAATAAATATAACATGAGACAAGCAATTTCGAATATTAAAAACTTATCTCCAAAATTCCAACGGGTTGAAAGTTTGGAAGATTTAAGAATAGCAGTAGATTATATCGGAATACCAGGTATATTAAAGCCTGTTGGTGCTTCAGGTAGTAAGGGGATTTTTAAGATTGAAAGTGCTCAGCATTTAGAAAATATTTTTCATTCATTAGTTGATGCTACCTCTCCTAAAAATGATAAGGTTTATACGTATTATCCTAATGAATATATCTATGAAGAGTATATCGAAGGAGAAGAATTCTCTGTTGAAGGCGTTGTACAAAATAATGAGGTATTTATAGCAGGTATAACTGACAAGAGAGTGACAGATGATTTTTCCTTAGAATATATTGCTTTCTTTCCATCTGATAAACCTAAACATGTGAAAGATGAAATTAAGGGACGCGCAACGTTAGCGATTCAAATTTTAGAAATTGATAACTGTGCATTTCATTTAGAAGGTAGATTGACTAAAGAAGGTTTTAAAGTCATAGAGGTGGCAGCAAGACCAGCTGGAGGTTTTATTACATCACATCTTATTAGATTATCTTCAGGATACTCATTTATTGAAAAAATTATAGATGTATCAGTTGGGAATGACGTGAAAAAACAATGGCCTGATTTTGAAAAAAATAATAAAAAATTATGTTATTACAGTATAAGAGCACATCAAAGTGGAACGTTTAAAAAAATTGAGGGCTTGGATAATATCATGGAAATACCCGGTGTGAAACTTGTCATACCTTTAAAAGAGGCAGGCGATAAAGTAGTTATGCCACCTGAACATTTTTCTAGTTGTTTCGTTGCAAATATTATTTTAGAAGGTCGAAGTACTAAAGAAATCGAAAATATCATAAATAAAATCGAAGAATTTATAAAGGTTGAGATACAATGA